The proteins below are encoded in one region of Sulfitobacter sp. SK012:
- a CDS encoding STING domain-containing protein, producing MRYSLAIGLGAPLKRVFIIGPMNDDLDESGLSNATHIPNIAAATRRVLAQHTANGAPEWDVIIPPNHTGDIPPHIFANIMHCDIAIADLSNASPNVFYELAILHANGIPVILLTERDTEDKQPKNVFYTVQSNLTVVDDYSEAAIERALITPAGTGAQPVLEQLAFAQRNVHRSNPISNYFGGVHLINVASTTGLATGQFYNFLQWALREGGIFQDFPELEGLIILRPARVSEVDRATGTLIQRFGDEITDNDDNPVMDDLGRSKKEIKRQFYPHKGHPRGGYFFQRIGNYLIDYPTPISSLSVSQQYRAAADYVRDYAEVDDDDGIAPIEARLIEIYFETLRRLANDPANGCSFQNVRILTLEEAIAVLDTQAS from the coding sequence ATGAGGTACAGTTTGGCAATTGGACTTGGCGCACCGCTTAAACGGGTGTTCATCATTGGCCCGATGAATGACGATTTGGATGAAAGCGGGCTTTCCAATGCAACACATATTCCGAACATCGCGGCCGCCACCCGCCGCGTTTTAGCCCAACATACGGCCAATGGCGCGCCAGAATGGGATGTGATTATTCCTCCGAACCATACAGGCGACATCCCTCCCCATATCTTTGCTAACATCATGCATTGCGATATCGCGATTGCGGATCTTTCAAACGCTAGCCCGAACGTGTTTTACGAACTTGCAATCCTGCATGCCAATGGCATCCCTGTTATCCTGTTGACGGAACGCGATACGGAAGACAAACAGCCAAAGAACGTATTCTATACCGTACAAAGCAATCTGACCGTAGTGGACGACTATTCTGAGGCCGCGATAGAGCGCGCCCTGATAACGCCCGCGGGCACGGGCGCACAGCCAGTTCTGGAACAGCTCGCCTTTGCGCAACGCAATGTCCACCGGAGCAACCCGATCAGCAACTATTTTGGTGGTGTGCACCTAATCAACGTCGCCTCCACCACGGGACTGGCGACCGGGCAGTTTTACAACTTTTTGCAATGGGCGCTGCGCGAAGGCGGTATCTTTCAGGATTTTCCAGAACTAGAGGGCTTGATCATTTTGCGCCCTGCGCGCGTCAGCGAAGTGGACCGGGCCACAGGCACCCTGATCCAACGCTTTGGTGACGAGATCACAGACAATGACGATAACCCAGTCATGGACGATCTGGGTCGATCTAAGAAAGAAATCAAACGACAATTCTATCCGCATAAGGGCCACCCGCGAGGCGGCTACTTCTTTCAACGGATTGGCAATTACCTGATCGATTATCCGACACCGATCAGCAGCCTTTCGGTCAGCCAGCAATACCGTGCCGCCGCCGACTATGTCCGCGACTATGCAGAGGTCGATGATGACGACGGAATCGCCCCTATTGAGGCCCGCTTGATCGAGATCTATTTTGAAACACTCCGCCGATTGGCGAACGATCCCGCGAACGGGTGTAGCTTTCAAAATGTGCGGATCCTAACCCTTGAAGAAGCCATTGCAGTGCTGGACACGCAAGCCTCCTAA